Proteins found in one Litorihabitans aurantiacus genomic segment:
- a CDS encoding DUF4184 family protein produces the protein MPFTVSHAVLALPLRRTALPVSAVAVGAMAPDLRLFVPFAPLYATTHSLAWLPVTTLLAGALWLGWRVLVRPAASDLSPSWIAARYPGPADPADPSAPRRSPVTTTLLTTAALALGVLTHVVWDAFTHHGRWGTDAVPLLQERVGGTPLYAWAQDLSGVLGLAVIAIWFARRPPRALDPAPRAATARLRVLTCTAVVAALGAGAATGLAHGGPLWRIAYEGTRTAMVAVAVVILLGCALWHVRRRWTPR, from the coding sequence GTGCCCTTCACCGTCAGCCACGCCGTGCTCGCCCTCCCGCTGCGCCGGACGGCGCTGCCGGTGAGCGCGGTCGCCGTCGGCGCCATGGCTCCCGACCTGCGCCTCTTCGTGCCGTTCGCACCGCTGTACGCCACGACCCACTCGCTCGCCTGGCTGCCCGTGACCACGCTCCTGGCCGGCGCCCTCTGGCTCGGCTGGCGCGTCCTGGTGCGACCCGCCGCGAGCGACCTCTCACCGTCGTGGATCGCCGCGCGCTACCCGGGCCCCGCCGACCCAGCCGACCCGTCCGCCCCGCGCCGCTCACCCGTGACCACCACGCTCCTGACGACGGCGGCGCTCGCCCTCGGCGTCCTCACCCACGTCGTGTGGGACGCGTTCACCCACCACGGGCGCTGGGGCACGGACGCCGTCCCGCTGCTGCAGGAGCGCGTGGGCGGCACGCCGCTGTACGCGTGGGCGCAGGACCTCTCGGGCGTGCTCGGACTCGCCGTCATCGCGATCTGGTTCGCGCGCCGCCCGCCCCGCGCCCTCGACCCCGCCCCGCGCGCGGCGACGGCACGCCTGCGCGTCCTCACGTGCACCGCCGTCGTCGCGGCCCTGGGCGCGGGCGCCGCGACCGGCCTCGCGCACGGCGGACCCCTGTGGCGCATCGCGTACGAGGGGACCCGGACGGCGATGGTCGCCGTCGCCGTCGTGATCCTCCTGGGGTGCGCCCTCTGGCACGTCAGGAGGCGCTGGACTCCTCGATGA
- a CDS encoding AMP-binding protein, with translation MADDGEATRAALDHAPAHAALVLGTSGSTSGTPRLVALTAEAVRASATATHAALGGPLGWLLTLPAGHVAGVMVAARAHLGGTPLTHATPGPFRPATFADDVARHRAALADAGVTRSATSLVPTQLRRVLADPRAREAAATFDVVLVGGAATPPALADEARAAGVRVVTTYGMTETSGGCVYDGVPLPGVRVRITGDGLVALAGPQLALGYLTPDGFEAFDGELVTADRGILVSTAGGTRLRVLGRADDVVVTGGVNVDPAQVEAALTGVAGVEQACVVGLPEPEWGAVVAAALVLGPAPARDTDAVVATAQESVRATLGGAWVPRRVVVVDALPLRGPGKVDRRAVRDLLTGR, from the coding sequence CTGGCCGACGACGGCGAGGCGACCCGCGCCGCCCTCGACCACGCCCCCGCCCACGCCGCCCTCGTCCTGGGGACGTCCGGCTCGACGTCGGGCACCCCGCGCCTCGTCGCGCTGACCGCCGAGGCGGTGCGCGCCTCGGCCACCGCGACGCACGCCGCGCTCGGTGGACCGCTCGGCTGGCTCCTGACCCTGCCGGCCGGCCACGTCGCCGGCGTGATGGTCGCGGCGCGCGCCCACCTGGGCGGCACCCCGCTGACGCACGCCACCCCCGGCCCGTTCCGCCCTGCCACGTTCGCCGACGACGTCGCCCGCCACCGCGCCGCGCTCGCGGACGCCGGAGTCACCCGCAGCGCCACCTCGCTCGTCCCGACCCAGCTGCGGCGCGTGCTCGCTGACCCCCGCGCCCGCGAGGCGGCGGCGACCTTCGACGTCGTGCTCGTGGGCGGCGCCGCCACCCCGCCCGCCCTGGCCGACGAGGCCCGGGCGGCCGGCGTCCGCGTCGTGACGACCTACGGCATGACGGAGACGAGCGGGGGCTGCGTCTACGACGGCGTCCCCCTCCCGGGCGTGCGGGTGCGGATCACCGGCGACGGCCTCGTCGCGCTCGCCGGCCCGCAGCTCGCGCTCGGGTACCTGACCCCGGACGGCTTCGAGGCGTTCGACGGCGAGCTCGTCACCGCGGACCGCGGCATCCTGGTCAGCACCGCAGGCGGCACGCGCCTGCGCGTCCTGGGGCGCGCCGACGACGTGGTCGTCACCGGCGGTGTCAACGTCGACCCGGCCCAGGTGGAGGCGGCACTGACCGGCGTCGCCGGGGTCGAGCAGGCGTGCGTGGTCGGGCTGCCGGAGCCGGAGTGGGGCGCCGTCGTCGCCGCGGCCCTCGTGCTCGGCCCCGCCCCGGCACGCGACACCGACGCCGTCGTCGCCACCGCGCAGGAGTCCGTCCGCGCCACGCTCGGCGGCGCGTGGGTACCGCGCCGCGTCGTCGTCGTCGACGCCCTGCCGCTGCGCGGCCCCGGCAAGGTGGACCGCCGCGCGGTCCGGGATCTCCTGACCGGACGCTAG
- a CDS encoding 1,4-dihydroxy-2-naphthoyl-CoA synthase: MSDTLPDQVSDVFDPRRWREVDGFDLTDVTYHRGVERSVAADGSTIVRDLPVVRIAFDRPQVRNAFRPHTVDELYRVLDHARMSGDVATVLLTGNGPSPKDGGYAFCSGGDQRVRGRDGYRYTTEGSGGAPSGETSEYVDPARAGRLHILEVQRLMRTMPQVVVAVVNGWAAGGGHSLFVVADLAIASREHAAFMQTDANVGSFDAGYGSALLARQVGQKRAREIFFLARRYSADDAERWGAINASVPHAELEERALDWAATIATKSPQAIRMLKFAFNLADDGLAGQQVFAGEATRLAYMTEEAAEGRDAFLERRDPNWSEFPRYF; this comes from the coding sequence ATGAGCGACACCCTCCCCGACCAGGTCTCCGACGTCTTCGACCCGCGGCGCTGGCGCGAGGTGGACGGGTTCGACCTCACCGACGTGACCTACCACCGGGGCGTGGAGCGCTCGGTCGCGGCCGACGGGAGCACGATCGTGCGCGACCTGCCGGTGGTGCGGATCGCGTTCGACCGGCCGCAGGTGCGCAACGCGTTCCGCCCCCACACCGTGGACGAGCTGTACCGGGTGCTGGACCACGCGCGGATGAGCGGCGACGTCGCCACGGTGCTCCTGACCGGGAACGGGCCGAGCCCGAAGGACGGCGGGTACGCGTTCTGCTCGGGCGGGGACCAGCGGGTGCGCGGCCGTGACGGGTACCGCTACACGACGGAGGGCTCCGGCGGCGCCCCGTCGGGCGAGACGAGCGAGTACGTGGACCCCGCGCGGGCCGGGCGCCTGCACATCCTCGAGGTGCAGCGTCTGATGCGGACGATGCCGCAGGTGGTGGTCGCCGTCGTGAACGGCTGGGCGGCCGGCGGCGGCCACTCGCTGTTCGTGGTCGCGGACCTCGCGATCGCCTCGCGCGAGCACGCGGCGTTCATGCAGACCGACGCGAACGTCGGCTCGTTCGACGCCGGGTACGGGTCGGCGCTGCTGGCACGCCAGGTGGGGCAGAAGCGGGCGCGCGAGATCTTCTTCCTCGCGCGGCGCTACTCGGCCGACGACGCCGAGCGGTGGGGCGCGATCAACGCCTCGGTGCCGCACGCGGAGCTCGAGGAGCGGGCGCTGGACTGGGCCGCGACGATCGCGACGAAGTCGCCGCAGGCGATCCGGATGCTCAAGTTCGCGTTCAACCTGGCCGACGACGGGCTCGCGGGGCAGCAGGTCTTCGCGGGTGAGGCCACGCGGCTGGCGTACATGACGGAGGAGGCGGCGGAGGGCCGCGACGCCTTCCTCGAGCGCCGCGACCCGAACTGGTCGGAGTTCCCCCGCTACTTCTGA
- a CDS encoding S1C family serine protease, whose product MDEREGHQDGREARGETGLPGRYEGAPPTSEAPTAPLPAQQSPVQPAQQGQPAQPAEQGQTSHVFGFGWERPQQPQHAPGATQGWHTQPYGPYPAQAHGQGPTPVPASATAAPPRRRRQWPGIVTAAALAAVLASGGTALATGVFGQDTQASSYSGLGSTTPVAASSASDVEWQALASQVRDSVVAITVTTAQGGGQGSGVIVDADQGYIVTNNHVVGAAATNGISVTLADGRIIDADIVGTDPTTDLAVIKLTDVPDDLSASPWGDSADLIVGQDVMAVGNPLGLASTVTTGIVSAIDRPVATAEDSSSDAVVTNAIQIDAAINPGNSGGPLFNTAGEVIGINSSIATTSEASGSIGLGFAIPSDQASRVTQQLIDDGVADHAFLGVTLQDAAATADGVTRAGAQVQQVTSGTPAAEAGLRAGDVVVGIDAKAVGGAQSLTGFVRQYAAGDEVTLTVVRGGEAMDVNVTLADRPVDAETQVPQQTPQQPGQSDDGGSRQLPQLPGLPWSSQDDG is encoded by the coding sequence ATGGACGAGCGCGAGGGTCACCAGGACGGCCGCGAGGCCCGGGGCGAGACCGGCCTGCCGGGTCGCTACGAGGGCGCCCCGCCGACGTCCGAGGCGCCGACCGCGCCCCTCCCGGCGCAGCAGTCCCCGGTCCAGCCGGCTCAGCAGGGCCAGCCCGCCCAGCCCGCCGAGCAGGGTCAGACGTCGCACGTCTTCGGCTTCGGGTGGGAGCGCCCGCAGCAGCCGCAGCACGCCCCCGGGGCCACCCAGGGCTGGCACACGCAGCCCTACGGCCCCTACCCGGCGCAGGCCCACGGGCAGGGCCCCACCCCGGTCCCCGCCTCCGCGACGGCCGCCCCGCCGCGCCGCCGCCGGCAGTGGCCCGGGATCGTCACCGCCGCGGCGCTCGCCGCCGTGCTCGCCTCCGGCGGCACCGCGCTCGCGACCGGGGTGTTCGGCCAGGACACGCAGGCCTCCTCCTACTCGGGCCTGGGCAGCACGACGCCGGTCGCCGCGTCCTCGGCCTCGGACGTCGAGTGGCAGGCGCTGGCCTCCCAGGTGAGGGACTCGGTGGTCGCGATCACCGTGACGACCGCGCAGGGCGGCGGCCAGGGGTCCGGCGTGATCGTCGACGCCGACCAGGGCTACATCGTGACGAACAACCACGTCGTCGGCGCCGCGGCCACCAACGGCATCTCGGTCACCCTCGCGGACGGTCGCATCATCGACGCCGACATCGTCGGCACCGACCCCACCACCGACCTCGCCGTCATCAAGCTCACCGACGTCCCGGACGACCTCAGCGCGTCGCCCTGGGGCGACTCGGCCGACCTCATCGTCGGCCAGGACGTGATGGCGGTCGGCAACCCGCTGGGCCTCGCGAGCACCGTCACCACCGGCATCGTCTCGGCGATCGACCGTCCCGTCGCCACCGCGGAGGACTCCTCGAGCGACGCCGTCGTGACCAACGCGATCCAGATCGACGCCGCCATCAACCCGGGCAACTCCGGGGGCCCGCTGTTCAACACCGCGGGCGAGGTCATCGGCATCAACTCCTCCATCGCGACGACGTCGGAGGCGTCGGGGAGCATCGGGCTCGGGTTCGCGATCCCGTCCGACCAGGCCAGCCGCGTCACGCAGCAGCTGATCGACGACGGCGTGGCGGACCACGCGTTCCTCGGCGTCACGCTGCAGGACGCCGCCGCGACCGCCGACGGCGTGACGCGGGCGGGTGCGCAGGTGCAGCAGGTGACCTCGGGCACGCCGGCGGCCGAGGCCGGGCTGCGGGCGGGCGACGTCGTCGTCGGCATCGACGCCAAGGCCGTGGGCGGCGCCCAGTCGCTGACCGGGTTCGTGCGTCAGTACGCCGCGGGCGACGAGGTGACCCTCACGGTCGTGCGCGGCGGCGAGGCGATGGACGTCAACGTCACCCTCGCTGACCGCCCCGTCGATGCCGAGACGCAGGTGCCCCAGCAGACGCCGCAGCAGCCCGGCCAGAGCGACGACGGCGGCTCGCGCCAGCTCCCGCAGCTCCCCGGCCTGCCGTGGAGCAGCCAGGACGACGGCTGA
- a CDS encoding VOC family protein, with product MVSISAGWAGFAAPDLDAAQAFYTGLGITVERDEAMGMLTLKLTGDVSVYVKPDHVPASFTVLNLLVTDLEAAVDDAVAAGASFERYEGFDQDERGIARGPVGPAIAWTRDPAGNVVAFIEESSAS from the coding sequence ATGGTCAGCATCTCGGCGGGGTGGGCGGGTTTCGCCGCCCCCGACCTGGACGCCGCGCAGGCGTTCTACACCGGCCTGGGCATCACCGTGGAGCGCGACGAGGCGATGGGGATGCTCACGCTGAAGCTCACCGGTGACGTCTCCGTCTACGTCAAGCCGGACCACGTGCCCGCGTCGTTCACGGTGCTGAACCTGCTCGTGACCGATCTGGAGGCCGCGGTCGACGACGCGGTGGCCGCCGGAGCGAGCTTCGAGCGCTACGAGGGTTTCGATCAGGACGAGCGCGGGATCGCCCGCGGCCCTGTCGGCCCGGCGATCGCCTGGACGAGGGACCCGGCGGGCAACGTCGTCGCGTTCATCGAGGAGTCCAGCGCCTCCTGA
- a CDS encoding hemolysin family protein, translating to MDGETWVNIALVVVFILVGGVFAGTEIALVSLRESQIDQIAKQGKRGRRVASVARDPNRFLAAVQIGVTVAGFASAAYGASTIAPDIAPWFVSLGLSESVAGTVATLALTLIIAYLSLVLGELVPKRLALQRSSALALTVAPPLDRFATAMRPVIWLLSRSTNAIVRLLGGDPTQSGEQMSDEELRDLVVAHEGLPDVEREILRDVFEAADRTLVEVMRPRHEVVFAEADWTIAEAVAAVADAPYSRFPVKDDGDVDSILGFVHVRDLFLAAVDPSAPSLEAARHSGNDDAGAELVADVAGEPARTVRDLTRRIIVLPGSNVLLPSMSVMRRERIHIAVVIDEYGGTDGIVTLEDLVEELVGEIHDEHDDVVIEQRPVPGAPVLVPGGMTIEDVAERTGVTLPDGGYETIGGLVMDMLDRTAEVGDSVLVVPEDPGDVDLPELGDDEILGHRLTVREIDGHRIVSVGIEPEVASAAVVGAARAAGEDGEPSPAASEASEAPRD from the coding sequence ATGGACGGTGAGACCTGGGTCAACATCGCACTCGTCGTCGTCTTCATCCTCGTCGGCGGAGTGTTCGCCGGGACGGAGATCGCGCTGGTCTCGCTGCGCGAGAGCCAGATCGACCAGATTGCGAAGCAGGGCAAGCGTGGCCGCCGCGTCGCCTCCGTCGCCCGCGACCCCAACCGCTTCCTCGCGGCCGTGCAGATCGGCGTCACGGTCGCCGGGTTCGCCTCCGCGGCCTACGGCGCCTCGACGATCGCGCCGGACATCGCGCCGTGGTTCGTCTCGCTCGGCCTCTCGGAGTCCGTGGCCGGCACGGTCGCCACCCTCGCGCTGACGCTGATCATCGCCTACCTCTCGCTGGTGCTCGGCGAGCTCGTCCCCAAGCGCCTCGCGCTCCAGCGCTCCTCGGCGCTGGCGCTGACCGTCGCGCCCCCGCTCGATCGCTTCGCCACGGCGATGCGCCCGGTCATCTGGCTCCTCTCGCGGTCGACGAACGCGATCGTCCGCCTCCTCGGTGGCGACCCGACGCAGTCGGGCGAGCAGATGAGCGACGAGGAGCTGCGCGACCTGGTCGTCGCGCACGAGGGCCTGCCCGACGTCGAGCGCGAGATCCTGCGCGACGTGTTCGAGGCCGCCGACCGCACCCTCGTGGAGGTCATGCGGCCGCGCCACGAGGTCGTGTTCGCGGAGGCGGACTGGACCATCGCCGAGGCGGTCGCCGCCGTCGCGGATGCGCCGTACTCGCGCTTCCCGGTCAAGGACGACGGCGACGTCGACTCGATCCTCGGCTTCGTCCACGTGCGCGACCTGTTCCTCGCCGCGGTCGACCCGTCCGCACCCTCGCTCGAGGCGGCGCGCCACTCCGGGAACGACGACGCCGGCGCCGAGCTGGTCGCGGACGTCGCGGGGGAGCCGGCCCGCACCGTGCGCGACCTCACTCGCCGCATCATCGTGCTGCCCGGCTCGAACGTCCTGCTGCCCTCGATGTCGGTGATGCGCCGCGAACGGATCCACATCGCCGTCGTGATCGACGAGTACGGCGGTACCGACGGCATCGTGACGCTCGAGGACCTCGTGGAGGAGCTGGTCGGCGAGATCCACGACGAGCACGACGACGTCGTGATCGAGCAGCGCCCCGTCCCGGGCGCCCCGGTGCTGGTCCCCGGCGGCATGACGATCGAGGACGTCGCCGAGCGCACCGGCGTGACGCTGCCGGACGGCGGCTACGAGACGATCGGCGGTCTCGTGATGGACATGCTCGACCGGACCGCCGAGGTCGGCGACAGCGTGCTGGTGGTCCCGGAGGACCCGGGCGACGTCGACCTGCCGGAGCTCGGCGACGACGAGATCCTCGGCCACCGGCTCACGGTGCGCGAGATCGACGGTCACCGCATCGTCAGCGTCGGTATCGAACCCGAGGTCGCCTCGGCGGCCGTGGTCGGCGCGGCGCGCGCGGCGGGGGAGGACGGCGAGCCGTCCCCCGCGGCGTCGGAGGCCTCCGAGGCGCCGCGCGACTGA
- the menD gene encoding 2-succinyl-5-enolpyruvyl-6-hydroxy-3-cyclohexene-1-carboxylic-acid synthase: MNDTALPGATTPEADLPPAQQLARAVVRALVAGGVRDAVLAPGSRSAPLAYALLEAETAGALRLHVVVDERSAGFVALGLAADTGRPVPVVVTSGSAVANLHPAVVEAGHQRAPLVVVSCDRPAELVRRGASQTTEHVGMFGEGPGLSRPRASAEVDAAYQAATEVSRLVRAAVGSARRADPPTSGAVGPVHLNVVLADPLVPDPGAAPPVLEPGRVPGGWSSSMPHELEPAGRTVLLAADGAGWVGHALTAQGRWPVLAEPSAGVDGAHALAATPALLDALGSEIDRVVVVGRPTLSRQVTRLLAREDLEVVVLDPRGRPWLEVPGAVHVPAAEVVPPDDAPSAADDPAWSAAWAAAGAAVQRELDTVSREARDGVAPLGGDVAARAVAAAVAREDGLLVAGASMAIRYLDLAGIPGAPVVASRGVAGIDGTLSTALGRALARTPADGRGPVRALVGDLTFQHDVGGLVRGRLERDVDLQVVVLADDGGSIFGTLEHGRPEHAAAHERVFATPQTIDIGALARGAGVAHTVVGDLAGLEAALAAPVRGRCVLEVRLDRHALREDRAALHARLVAVARDAVGD, encoded by the coding sequence GTGAACGACACGGCCCTGCCGGGCGCAACGACCCCCGAGGCGGACCTGCCGCCCGCCCAGCAGCTCGCCCGCGCCGTCGTGCGCGCGCTCGTGGCCGGCGGGGTGCGCGACGCCGTCCTCGCGCCCGGATCCCGCAGCGCGCCGCTGGCCTACGCGCTGCTGGAGGCGGAGACGGCCGGGGCGCTGCGCCTGCACGTCGTCGTGGACGAGCGGTCCGCGGGGTTCGTCGCGCTGGGCCTGGCGGCGGACACCGGCCGCCCGGTCCCTGTCGTGGTGACCTCGGGCTCCGCCGTCGCGAACCTGCACCCGGCCGTGGTCGAGGCGGGGCACCAGCGGGCCCCGCTCGTCGTGGTCAGCTGCGATCGTCCGGCCGAGCTCGTCCGCCGCGGGGCCAGCCAGACGACCGAGCACGTCGGGATGTTCGGCGAGGGCCCGGGGCTCTCCCGCCCGCGGGCGAGCGCGGAGGTCGACGCCGCGTACCAGGCCGCCACGGAGGTGTCGCGGCTGGTGCGCGCCGCCGTCGGAAGCGCCCGCCGCGCCGACCCTCCCACCTCGGGCGCGGTGGGGCCGGTTCACCTGAACGTCGTGCTCGCCGACCCGCTCGTCCCCGATCCGGGGGCGGCCCCGCCGGTGCTCGAGCCCGGCCGCGTGCCGGGTGGGTGGAGCTCGAGCATGCCGCACGAGCTCGAGCCCGCCGGTCGCACGGTGCTCCTGGCGGCCGACGGCGCGGGGTGGGTCGGGCATGCGCTCACCGCGCAGGGGCGCTGGCCGGTCCTCGCGGAGCCGTCGGCCGGTGTCGACGGCGCACACGCCCTGGCCGCGACGCCGGCGCTCCTGGACGCGCTCGGGTCCGAGATCGACCGGGTCGTGGTGGTCGGTCGCCCGACCCTCTCGCGCCAGGTCACGCGGTTGCTCGCGCGCGAGGACCTCGAGGTCGTCGTGCTGGACCCGCGCGGACGCCCGTGGCTCGAGGTGCCGGGCGCCGTGCACGTGCCGGCGGCCGAGGTCGTGCCGCCGGACGACGCGCCGTCGGCCGCGGACGACCCGGCGTGGTCGGCGGCGTGGGCCGCCGCGGGTGCCGCGGTGCAGCGGGAGCTGGACACCGTCTCCCGGGAGGCACGCGACGGCGTCGCACCCCTGGGCGGTGACGTCGCCGCGCGGGCGGTCGCGGCCGCCGTCGCCCGCGAGGACGGCCTGCTGGTGGCGGGCGCGTCGATGGCGATCCGCTACCTGGATCTCGCCGGTATCCCCGGCGCGCCGGTGGTGGCGAGCCGCGGCGTCGCGGGGATCGACGGGACGCTGTCGACGGCGCTCGGTCGTGCGCTCGCACGCACGCCGGCCGACGGGCGCGGCCCCGTGCGCGCGCTCGTGGGCGACCTGACGTTCCAGCACGACGTCGGAGGCCTGGTCCGCGGCCGTCTCGAGCGGGACGTCGACCTCCAGGTCGTGGTCCTGGCCGACGACGGTGGCTCCATCTTCGGCACCCTCGAGCACGGCCGTCCCGAGCACGCTGCCGCGCACGAGCGGGTGTTCGCGACCCCGCAGACCATCGACATCGGTGCACTGGCGCGCGGCGCCGGCGTGGCGCACACCGTGGTGGGCGACCTGGCCGGGCTCGAGGCGGCGCTCGCTGCACCGGTCCGCGGCCGCTGCGTGCTCGAGGTGCGGCTGGACCGCCACGCGCTGCGCGAGGACCGCGCGGCGCTGCACGCGAGGCTCGTCGCGGTGGCACGCGACGCCGTCGGCGACTGA
- a CDS encoding DUF3048 domain-containing protein, with product MRALTPAARAALAATLAIGLLAGCGGAADPEPTAATETVEPDTGVDKSAAPEPVLPATWPLTGVEGEIEERPAVAVKIENSPQARPQTGLEAADVVWEEMVEGGITRFNAVYHSQIPETVGPIRSVRPMDAGIAAPLQGLIAFSGGQGPFVQRMRDAGLQVLSQDEGAPGFSRSSERRAPHNVYGAVNEFLAAAEPGRPVPPAQFAFAPSAEEATTATAGAPAARLVTAFPQHVPSWDWDAEGGRWLRNEGSAEAVGAGGERLGATTVVVMRVEVVSSGALDPAGNPVPETVLSGSGEAIVASGGATVTGTWSKAGDGDPVVLTGGDGQPIQLAPGNVWVELVPTSGGNVEIS from the coding sequence ATGCGCGCCCTGACCCCCGCCGCTCGCGCGGCCCTCGCCGCCACGCTCGCGATCGGCCTTCTCGCCGGCTGCGGCGGCGCCGCCGACCCCGAGCCGACCGCGGCTACCGAGACGGTGGAGCCCGACACGGGCGTCGACAAGAGCGCGGCGCCCGAGCCGGTCCTGCCGGCGACCTGGCCCCTGACCGGGGTGGAGGGCGAGATCGAGGAGCGCCCCGCCGTCGCCGTCAAGATCGAGAACTCGCCGCAGGCCCGGCCGCAGACGGGGCTGGAGGCGGCCGACGTCGTGTGGGAGGAGATGGTCGAGGGCGGCATCACGCGGTTCAACGCCGTCTACCACTCGCAGATCCCCGAGACGGTCGGGCCGATCCGTTCGGTGCGGCCGATGGACGCCGGGATCGCGGCGCCGCTGCAGGGGCTGATCGCGTTCTCGGGCGGGCAGGGACCGTTCGTGCAGCGGATGCGCGACGCCGGGCTGCAGGTGCTCAGCCAGGACGAGGGCGCGCCCGGGTTCAGCCGGTCGAGCGAGCGGCGCGCGCCGCACAACGTGTACGGGGCCGTGAACGAGTTCCTCGCGGCGGCGGAGCCGGGCCGGCCGGTCCCGCCGGCGCAGTTCGCGTTCGCGCCGAGCGCGGAGGAGGCGACGACGGCGACGGCCGGTGCGCCCGCGGCGCGCCTCGTGACGGCGTTCCCGCAGCACGTGCCCAGCTGGGACTGGGACGCGGAGGGCGGTCGGTGGCTGCGCAACGAGGGGTCGGCCGAGGCGGTCGGCGCCGGCGGGGAGCGTCTCGGGGCGACGACGGTCGTGGTGATGCGGGTGGAGGTGGTCAGCTCGGGAGCGCTCGACCCCGCCGGCAACCCGGTACCGGAGACGGTGCTGTCGGGGTCCGGCGAGGCGATCGTGGCCTCGGGCGGGGCGACCGTGACCGGGACGTGGAGCAAGGCCGGCGACGGCGACCCCGTGGTGCTCACGGGCGGGGACGGGCAGCCGATCCAGCTCGCGCCCGGGAACGTCTGGGTGGAGCTGGTGCCGACGTCGGGCGGGAACGTCGAGATCTCCTGA
- a CDS encoding o-succinylbenzoate synthase: MPAPLVYATPLRTRFRGIDARDGVLLRGDAGWGEFSPFWDYDDAESAAWLRAARESADHAWPTPVRDRVPVNVTIPAVGPERARELVLGSGGCTTAKVKVAQTGQSVGEEVARLEAVRDALGPAGRIRVDANAAWDLDEALRRLPVLDRAAGGLEYAEQPVPEVADLAALRRRQHVPIAADESIRRAADPLAVRRAEAADVVVLKVQPLGGVRACLELADAVGLPVVVSSALESSVGIAAGLALAGALPELTHACGLATVHLLERDVLDHPLLPTGGTMPVLRADELEPRGDATEGVDAATTQRWLARLARVEALVGSDAGAHP, encoded by the coding sequence GTGCCCGCCCCGCTCGTCTACGCCACACCGCTGCGCACCCGGTTCCGCGGCATCGACGCCCGCGACGGCGTGCTCCTGCGCGGGGACGCCGGCTGGGGCGAGTTCTCGCCCTTCTGGGACTACGACGACGCCGAGTCCGCCGCCTGGCTCCGCGCCGCCCGCGAGAGCGCGGACCACGCCTGGCCCACGCCCGTCCGCGACCGCGTCCCGGTCAACGTGACGATCCCCGCGGTCGGTCCCGAGCGCGCGCGCGAGCTCGTGCTCGGCTCGGGCGGGTGCACGACGGCGAAGGTCAAGGTCGCGCAGACCGGCCAGTCGGTGGGGGAGGAGGTCGCGCGCCTGGAGGCGGTCCGCGACGCGCTCGGCCCGGCGGGCCGCATCCGCGTCGACGCGAACGCCGCGTGGGACCTGGACGAGGCGCTGCGCCGCCTGCCCGTGCTCGACCGCGCGGCGGGCGGTCTCGAGTACGCCGAGCAGCCCGTGCCCGAGGTCGCCGACCTGGCAGCCCTCCGCCGCCGCCAGCACGTGCCGATCGCGGCCGACGAGTCGATCCGTCGTGCGGCCGACCCGCTGGCGGTGCGCCGGGCCGAGGCGGCCGACGTCGTGGTGCTCAAGGTGCAGCCCCTCGGCGGCGTGCGGGCCTGCCTCGAGCTGGCCGACGCCGTCGGCCTGCCGGTCGTGGTCTCCTCGGCGCTGGAGAGCTCGGTCGGGATCGCGGCCGGGCTCGCGCTCGCCGGGGCGCTGCCCGAGCTCACGCACGCGTGCGGGCTCGCGACGGTGCACCTGCTGGAGCGTGACGTGCTCGACCACCCCCTGCTGCCGACCGGCGGCACCATGCCGGTGCTGCGCGCCGACGAGCTCGAGCCGCGCGGGGATGCCACCGAGGGCGTGGACGCGGCGACGACGCAGCGGTGGCTCGCGCGGCTCGCGCGCGTCGAGGCGTTGGTCGGGTCCGACGCGGGGGCGCACCCGTGA